From the genome of Aspergillus oryzae RIB40 DNA, chromosome 4:
CGCGACAGCGGAGCCATTGCATATGATGGCAAGGTATGTATAATGGCCTCTATATGCGCTTCGACACACTAACCATTCACCAGACAATCAAGTTCCGACCCTCAAATGATGCTCCGAGGGAAATTACCCAGCAAGATAGCACCATCGCCTCTATCAAAGCGCTCATGGCAACTATGACGAAACAAGTGGAAGGATTAGAAAACAAAATCTCTGAATTGAACTCAGCCGCAAAGGCAGCTTTGCATAACAAGAACAGGATATCTGCCCTTTCAGCGGTGCGGTCTAAGAAGCTGGCCGAACGTAACCTGCAACAGAGACTAGATACCCTGGCACAGCTAGAGGAAGTTTACTCTAAGATTGAGCAAGCGACTAGCCAGATTGAATACGTCCAAGTGATGGAGGCAAGTACTGGTGTTCTTCGTGGCCTCAATACTCAGATTGGTGGCGCCGAGAGGGTCGAAGATGTGGTTGATGAATTGCGCGAGGAGATGTCCAAGGTGGACGAGATTGGAAACATAATGAACGAGGCTGGTCCCCAGGTCGACGAGGCAGAGATAGACGAGGAGCTCGAGGAGCTAGAGAACAAGGAACGACAAGctgtggaagaggaggaagcagAAAAGACTCGTCAGAAGCTCGCCGAACTCGACAACCTCGAACAAAAGGCTAAGGAGGCCGCACGCATCGCAGGCTCAGAGCAAAATCTGGATTCCGAATTAGAGGAAAGGCTTTCCCGGATGTCAGTAGAAGAGAACCCCAGTACCGCGGCACAGTGAGGTATAAAGCATCTCTATCGGCGAGAAGGTTCTAGCCAAGGTATATCTACacgacaaagaaagaatgcgCATTGGGATGGACAGTTTATCCAGGAAGCGTATAAGGCTCTTCACTTTCACCGGGCTCCTGTGCGTGTTGAATTTTAGGATAGGCGGCACTTGTGAGATCTACGAGTGGCTGTTCCGGCTTCTGCATATTCGTTGGAATTGTAGCCTCCACTGGTTGCTCAACTGTGGGTGATTCTTGCGATTGAGCCGGGGCTGCAGACGGGATGGTCGTGCGAACTAAAGCATCGCTTCGCTTTCGAGCGTTTGCAATCAGCTGCTTGAAGTCGCTTTCATGGGTGGTCGACCATGCGGTTGCATCAAAGTCTTTACGCATAACGGAGCCAGCAGACTCAGCAGAGGGATGTGCACTACCGCCCTGTGTGCGTTCCCAGACACCCAATTCATGTAATAATTCACGCTTGGACTTTGGCGTTTTGGAGTCGCAGTTAGCGTTCCATAAGTTCATCCACTCGGTGTGACGTCTTTGCAGTAGGGGCCGTGGGCCCCAGTTCGGTATTCCCAAATCTTTAAGCTTTTTCCGGAGCACATTGTCTTTTAATAAAGAATAGTTTATTGTGGGGAGTCTCTCGGGCGCTTTGTTCAGTGTTCGCGAAGCAGGCGACATGGGCTGCAATGAGCTATGACTCGGGTTAGTACATTTAGAGTATAGAAAATCCATCTAGACCTTACCCAAATGATATCTTTTTCGGCGGGACTGGATCTCCGGTGCAATTATCTAAGTGTTGAAAGACTGCTTcgttcttcatcctccgatTGCAAATTGGGCACGCAACCAGGCCGTCCTCTAACCAGAGCTCATTAGACTTTACTGTAAAGCCGCTGCATATATAGAAGAACCTACCAGGcacatattcttcatcctggCTATCCTCAACTACGTCCATAGTTGCAGGTTCAGTTTGCCGCTCCACGCCTTTAGTTCGTGACCGCGTTTGTCTCCCCTCCGAAACCTCACTATTTGACCCATCCCGCTCATCgaccttcctcttcttcgaagcagGTTGCGCCGTTCCTacttctgcatcttctcgatcttcaGTTGCAGCGCGTTTAGCCAGGTCCAACACACTAGGTCTTGCATTCTGAAACGCCTCGACAAGTTCTTGGACCGCCCAATTCCGCCGCAATTTCAATTCCTGGTCCGAACTTCGACAAGCTGGACATTTCCCCTCCGTGCTCAAACACCGCCGGATACACAGTGAGCAAAACGTATGACAGCACGAGGTAATAACGGGGTTGTCGAAAAAGTCCTTGCACACCTGGCAGCGGAGCGCGGACTCGAGTGGCGTCAGAAGCGACAACGGCGTTCCGAGCCAGTCGGTCGAGTCGGGGAGGTCAAACGTCTGCTCCATAGGTGCGGGAGCAGAACGAGAATATAAggacaggaagaaagaggggtaCGTACGTGGCGAGACGGAGGAGTTGAGGTTCACCGCAACACAAGGTACTTGAAAGAGTAGTAATTAGTTGAACTATTTGGGAAGGCCGCCAAGACCCGCTGACTTAGACGCGTTAAGTGGTTTGGACGCGTCGACACTTATTTGCTCCCCCATCATTCTGTCGTATGATCAAGCGCTCTGGATAAAATGGCTGTCGCCGATTATAAGAGGTATCTGGCCGAGAATGTTCTCAATGAGCGCCGGACGGTATGTTGTGTTTTTTATCTTTGCGACATTGTGATATTCACTATTGGCTGACGAGTTCCCTTTGCGCAGGTCACTTTCCGCTCGCTGAGTCGGGCTTTGAGGGTGCATAGTACTTTGGCGAAACAGTGGGTTATAAGTTGGTCACTTGGACTGAGTTGAGACTAATTGGGCGAAGGATGTTATACGATTTCCATCACAAtgagaacaacaagaaacCGCAGAGCGTGAATGCGACTTACATTATTACGGGCGTTCAGAAAGCGCCAGCACCTGCTACGAATGGCCATACCAATGGCGAAGATAACAGAGACGATGTATTCCCGAGCAGTCCGTACCTGAGCAGCTCGATGCCCAATCAAGATTCGGCTCCGGATACTGTCGCTACAGCTTCCGTTCTACTGGTACGGGAGGAGGACTTAGAAGGTAGGGCGCCATTAGTCTCTCATGCTGGACTCGAGTGAGCAACTATTAATGCTACTCATCAGATGCAAAAACCACTTTTGAGTCGATAtcgtctatatatatctacagCCTGCAGCAGACGGTGTTGCAGGATCTCAATGTCTTGACGGATGTCAGTCGCGAGACTGTGAGCAACCATTCTCAAGAGGATCCTTTGGAATACGGAGGGCAGTGGAGCATGATTCAAAATAAGAATGTCAAGGTATTTCTTGCCCTGGGCGATTGCGTTCATAAGAGGATTGGTTCTGATATGCGAACAGCGGAGAACGGGCTCACGGCCGCCCCCAGCACCAGCTGCTACTAAATCGAAGCCTACTATACCCTCGAAACGGCCAAGTGAAGCTACTTCGTCCCAGATCAAACCagagccaaagaaggaagaaactGCGGCATCCGAGCAAGCGTCCACACGGGAAAGTACACCCTCGACAGCATCCAAACCTACTGAAAAGGCCGCTCCGTTGAAGCGAGAAAAGAGCAACCTCTTCAGCTCCTTTGCAAAGGCAAAGccgaagcagaagaaggaagaatcgGCAACGCCGGCAGAATCGGTCAGTATAGCTTCCTTTGTGATCCTGGTAACTATACTAATAGAGTTTAGGCCGAGCCTAGTGGTGCCGAGGATGGTTAGTAGTCTGATCTTTGGTGCTTAGATACATTCAGAGATATTGACAGATAGATATAGTTTtcggtgatgacgatgatgccgacGAAGAACCGGAAGAGCTCTTCCCCGACAGTGGAAAGTCTGCCTCCTCAGCCGCTGCAACTCGCGAAAGTCGGAAGGAACGCGAAGAGAAGCTGAAGCAaatgatggaggatgatggtATGGCACCATAGCTTGTTAAGCACTTGGCATAAACTGACCACAcacagatgaagatgaagacgaagaaatgCCCGATGCTACAGAGCCACCAGAAGAATCCAAACCCATTGATCAGCCACCTCCGAAAAAGCCGGagctcaaggaagagatAACAGTCCAGGGAGGTCGACGTCGCGGCAGGCGTCAAGTGATGAAGAAGCAAGTCCgcaaggatgatgaaggcTACTTAGGTAAGGCGCTCGTTGGTTGTAGAGGAATTTTAGCTAACCACTGCTGCTCAGTGACTGTTGAGGAGCCATCGTGGGAGTCGTTCTCCGAGGATGAGCCTGCGCCGCCACCTAAAAAGAAGCCAGCTGTGAGTGCGCTCAAGGGAAAGCCTGCGGGTAAAGGACAGGGCAATATCATGTCATTTTTCGGCAAGAAGTAAGTGGTCGGGGGGATTTATGTATACCAGTTAGCATATTTGCAAGCCTGCATATCCGCATTACCTCGAATAATAGAAGTATAACCATCAACATGGTTCCTTTGTTGGTTCCACTCGGCATATCGAAGTCCGTAGTATCCACTTCATTTAATGCGGGGATGATGGATCAGGATAGTATGACAGACATCTGGAGAATTAGTGGAGCATTGCTACTATAACAAATGAACATCAATCTATAATTCTGAATTATACTGTGAGGTATTCTACAGAATTGACAGATCCATTGCCATCTATCCTTTTGATATGCCGATCCTCCCGAAGCTATTAAATCTTTATTTGCGGGGAAGATTCAACTAAAACCTCATTAGTATCCCCGACTATGGAGAGATCGACAGTCagtccttctcttcccagtgtAACAGTGACAATGCGATGTGACCTTTCATGTCTCCCAGGCTATTCGGAAATTCTCCGAGAGGGTGACCCCTCCGATATTGAGTGTTTATTTGAGATACAGCAGCATATAAACAAGACTGACCCTCCGTTTTCGAGCTTCTCCGCATTCCACCTTCCGCTTGGCATTTAATTTACAAGGGACAACACATCTCTCAGCTGCCAACTTCTGTCACCACTATCCATAGTCTCCGATCGTTGTTCCAGGCGGATCGCAAGCTTCATATATACGCGACACCCTGAAACACAAAATTCACCTTCTACAGCTCCGTCCATCATGACGCGCTCCTCAGCAGCGCTGATCGTCGCCCTTGCGGCTTGCTGGAACGCACAGGGCTCTGCAGGACTACGTGACGACCCTGCAATTCTGCGACGGGCCTGTCCGGACTATCTCACATACTCCACAGCACCACAGTAAGTTCTCTATATGATCTCGCGATCGCAGACATCTTCCTCATGCTAAGTACCTCTTCCCCGCAGCCCCCCATACAGCGGAGGTCCTTTGAACCTACCCTTCCAACGACCAGCACAAGAATGTCGCACCTTCAGCTCCCCAGCAGTAGAACAGGTCATTGAAGATATCACATCGCGTATAGAGGACAAAGATCTTGCCCAATTATTCAAGAACGCCTTCCCCAACACCCTAGACACAACCATCAGATGGCACACAGACGGCACCTCCGCGCAACCCTCACGAAGGGCCAAAAGAGCCGGTTCGCAATGGAACGGCCCCCAGACCTTCGTGGTAACAGGCGACATCAA
Proteins encoded in this window:
- a CDS encoding putative vacuolar sorting protein SNF7 family protein (uncharacterized conserved protein), giving the protein MNDLLNFILSQDAFRKNRLPSLYSDFAIHRKTNPDGYAVNVAAWEQALTKAAKHGYISSSHGQLSTPSKGAMRKSDHLILRADKSLLRDLEIPEWGQPVALGAVLEEAMQNRTIVPLQVYRVNPAILQKPQWRLIDPGVLNPWNVMSWGLKQLKGVVVGTDDSSPVLQGQEWVLVENLKEAAGGIVKKVMGRSPSNTDLVYSKESFVSEFGTTLNQDSELSEADFDVLLLYLSRDSGAIAYDGKTIKFRPSNDAPREITQQDSTIASIKALMATMTKQVEGLENKISELNSAAKAALHNKNRISALSAVRSKKLAERNLQQRLDTLAQLEEVYSKIEQATSQIEYVQVMEASTGVLRGLNTQIGGAERVEDVVDELREEMSKVDEIGNIMNEAGPQVDEAEIDEELEELENKERQAVEEEEAEKTRQKLAELDNLEQKAKEAARIAGSEQNLDSELEERLSRMSVEENPSTAAQ
- a CDS encoding uncharacterized protein (predicted protein), with the translated sequence MAVADYKRYLAENVLNERRTVTFRSLSRALRVHSTLAKQMLYDFHHNENNKKPQSVNATYIITGVQKAPAPATNGHTNGEDNRDDVFPSSPYLSSSMPNQDSAPDTVATASVLLVREEDLEGRAPLVSHAGLDLQQTVLQDLNVLTDVSRETVSNHSQEDPLEYGGQWSMIQNKNVKRRTGSRPPPAPAATKSKPTIPSKRPSEATSSQIKPEPKKEETAASEQASTRESTPSTASKPTEKAAPLKREKSNLFSSFAKAKPKQKKEESATPAESAEPSGAEDVFGDDDDADEEPEELFPDSGKSASSAAATRESRKEREEKLKQMMEDDDEDEDEEMPDATEPPEESKPIDQPPPKKPELKEEITVQGGRRRGRRQVMKKQVRKDDEGYLVTVEEPSWESFSEDEPAPPPKKKPAVSALKGKPAGKGQGNIMSFFGKK
- the rad18 gene encoding E3 ubiquitin-protein ligase RAD18 (postreplication repair protein RAD18), with the protein product MEQTFDLPDSTDWLGTPLSLLTPLESALRCQVCKDFFDNPVITSCCHTFCSLCIRRCLSTEGKCPACRSSDQELKLRRNWAVQELVEAFQNARPSVLDLAKRAATEDREDAEVGTAQPASKKRKVDERDGSNSEVSEGRQTRSRTKGVERQTEPATMDVVEDSQDEEYVPEDGLVACPICNRRMKNEAVFQHLDNCTGDPVPPKKISFGSLQPMSPASRTLNKAPERLPTINYSLLKDNVLRKKLKDLGIPNWGPRPLLQRRHTEWMNLWNANCDSKTPKSKRELLHELGVWERTQGGSAHPSAESAGSVMRKDFDATAWSTTHESDFKQLIANARKRSDALVRTTIPSAAPAQSQESPTVEQPVEATIPTNMQKPEQPLVDLTSAAYPKIQHAQEPGESEEPYTLPG